TGCACGGTGGTTTGTGCAGCGTAATGAGTCGATTGGCAGCCCGCCAGAGTTGCGGAAACGGCCACCGCCACGGCTTGAGCCAGGCGGGTCAATGCGTCTGAAGAAATGGATTTACGAATAGATGACGACATTGGCTGGAAGTAAGTTCCGGGCAAAAATGTCGGGCGATTCTAGAAAGCGCTTGGGTTGCGGTCAACCATTCAGAAATTGCGTATCAAATTGCATCGCCTTAGAACGTATCTTTCCAGACCCTCAACGTAGCGAACACCTCGGCCCCAGAGCGGTTGTCGCGGCCATTCCGTTCGTCCGCTTTTTGTTTAACGGATGTTTCAGAGGTGCGCAGAAAAGGGTTAGTGCGTTTTTCCAGGGCCAGGTTCGACGGCAGTGTCATCTCGCCGCGGGCGCGCAATTGCGCGACGTGCGCCACACGCTCCGCGATGTCGGCGTTGTGCGGTTCCACGGCTTGGGCAAACCTGAGGTTACTTTGTGTGTACTCATGGGTGCAGTACACCAGGGTATCGGCAGGCAGGGCGGCCAGGCGCTCCAGCGATGCATGCATCTCTTGCGGCGTGCCTTCGAACAGGCGACCGCAACCGGCGGCAAACAGGGTGTCGCCACACAGCAACACGCCCTGATGGTAATAAGCGATGTGGCCCAGGGTGTGGCCTGGCACCGCATACACATCAAAATCCCAGCCGAGCACGGTGATGCGGTCGTTATCCTGCAAATCGACGTCCCGCGCAGGGATTTTCTCGTTAGCGGGGCCATACACCCTGGCGCCGGTAACGGCCTTGAGTTGCTCGACGCCACCGACGTGATCATGGTGATGGTGGGTGATCAGGATATCGCTGAGGGTCCAGTCCGGGTGCTGCTTGAGCCAGGCGAGCACCGGGGCCGCGTCACCCGGGTCGACCACGGCGCAGCGTTGGGTTTGCTCATCCTGTAACAACCAGATGTAGTTATCGGTGAAGGCGGGTAGGGCAGTGATCTGTATCATTCTTCGATTCGCCAAGCTGAACACATTGGTGCATCTTAGAACGTCTAGGCGAGTTGGAGAATGCAATGACTGATAAAGCGTTCGCCCAGGCCGATCCTGAGTGGCTGGCTCTGATCGGCGCGGCCCGCGAATGGCTGTCCGGGCCGCTTGGGCAATTTCTGCTGGATGAAGAGCGGCGCATGCTCGAAGACGAGCTGGGCCGGTTCTTTGGTGGCTATCTGGTGCATTACGGACCCTCGGCCGAGACGCCGCCGTGCGCACCGCAGGTACAGCGCAATGTACGCCTGGGGGCGCCGTTGCCCGGCGTGGAAATCGTCTGCGAGGAGCAGGCCTGGCCGTTGAGCGAACACGCCGCCGATGTGGTGGTGTTGCAGCACGGCCTGGATTTCTGCCTCTCGCCCCACGGTTTGTTGCGCGAAGCCGCGAGCAGCGTGCGCCCGGGCGGCCATTTGCTGATTGTCGGCATCAACCCCTGGAGCAGCTGGGGCCTGCGCCACGTATTCGCCCACGACGGCCTGCGCCAGGCGCGCTGCATCGCGCCTTCCAGGGTGGGTGACTGGCTCAACCTGCTGGGCTTCGCGCTGGAGAAACGCCGCTTCGGGTGCTATCGTCCGCCGCTTGCGTCCGCCAAGTGGCAGGGGCGCCTCGCCGGCTGGGAACGCCGCGCGGGGGCCTGGCAACTGTCCGGTGGAGGCTTCTATTTATTGGTGGCGCGCAAGATCGCGGTCGGGCTGCGGCCCGTTCAGCAGGTGCGCCGCGAACCGCTCGGCAAGCTGGTGCCGATGCCGCTGGCCAAGGTCAACCGCGAACAGCGCGAACCGTAAAACCTCTTTTTTGATTCAGGCCCGATAACCGATGACCGATAGCGTAGAACTCTTCACCGATGGCGCCTGCAAGGGCAATCCCGGCCCCGGCGGCTGGGGCGCATTGCTGGTGTGCAAGGGCGTGGAGAAGGAGTTGTGGGGCGGCGAAGCCAACACCACCAACAACCGCATGGAGCTGATGGGCGCCATTCGCGGCCTGGAAGAACTCAAGCGGCGCTGCAATGTGCTGCTGGTGACCGACTCGCAATATGTGATGAAGGGCATCAACGAGTGGATGGTCAACTGGAAGAAGCGCGGTTGGAAAACCGCCTCCAAGGAGCCGGTCAAGAATGCCGACCTGTGGCAATTGCTCGATGAGCAATGCAACCGGCATGACATCACCTGGAAATGGGTGCGTGGGCATATCGGCCATCCCGGCAACGAACGGGCTGACCAGTTGGCCAACCGCGGCGTGGACGAAGTGCGCGGCTACAAGCAGAGCTGAAGCCGGCTGACGTGTTAATATCGCGCCCTTTGACGCACACCACCGCACACCACACCGTTTTTGAGAGCTGAACCCTGATGGCCATCCGATCCGTAGTACTCGATACCGAAACCACCGGCATGCCAGTGACCGATGGCCACCGGATCATCGAAATCGGTTGTGTCGAACTGATGGGCCGCCGTCTGACCGGGCGTCACTTCCACGTCTACCTGCAACCGGACCGTGACAGTGACGAAGGCGCGATTGGCGTCCACGGCATCACCGACGAGTTCCTCAAGGGCAAGCCGCGCTTTGCCGAAGTGGCCGATGAGTTTTTCGAGTTCATCAACGGCGCCCAGTTGATCATCCATAACGCGGCGTTCGACGTCGGCTTCATCAATAACGAATTTGCCCTGATGGGGCAGACGGATCGCGCGGATATCTCCAGGCATTGCTCGATCCTCGACACCTTGATGATGGCCCGCGAGCGTCACCCGGGCCAGCGCAACAGCCTCGATGCCTTGTGCAAGCGTTATGGCGTCGACAACTCCGGCCGTGAACTGCACGGCGCCTTGCTCGACTCCGAGATTCTGGCCGACGTCTACCTGACCATGACCGGCGGGCAGACCAGCCTGTCGCTGGCCGGTAATGCCTCCGACGGCAGCGGCTCTGCGGAAGGCTCGGGCAATCGCCCTTCGGAGATCCGTCGCCTGCCGGCTGATCGCAAGCCTACGCCCGTCATCCATGCCAGCGAGCAGGATCTGGCCGAGCATGCTGCGCGGCTGGACGCGATCGCCAAGGCGGCGGGCGCGCCGGCGTTGTGGACTCAGTTGACCCAACCCTAATCCTGGCGCCCTATGATCATACCCACGCTCTGCGTGGGAATGGCGCCCTGGACGCTCTGCGTCCGCTCTTCACGTCGTGACGCAGAGCGTCACAGGATGCATTCCCACGCGGAGCGTAGGAACGATCATCAAGCCCCCCTCCCACAATTGATCTTCATCGTCTGTGAAATCTTCATTCGCAACATCGGCTTCCAGCTTCTACCCTTGAGTGCATAGCCCTCAGGACTTCACGCCCTCATGTACAAAGACCTGAAGTTCCCCGTCCTTATCGTGCATCGCGACATCAAGGCCGACACCGTTGCCGGTGACCGGGTTCGAGGCATCGCCAGGGAGTTGGAACAGGAGGGCTTCAGCATCTTTTCTGCGGTGGACTACGCCGAAGGGCGGTTGGTGGCGTCCACCCACCACGGCCTGGCGTGCATGCTCATCGCTGCTGAAGGCGCCGGAGAAAATACCCACTTGCTGCAGAATATGGTCGAGCTGATCCGCCTGGCGCGGGTGAGGGCGCCCAACCTGCCGATCTTCGCCCTGGGCGAGCAAGTCACCCTGGAAAACGCACCGGCTGACGCCATGAGCGAACTCAACCAGTTGCGCGGCATCCTGTATCTGTTCGAAGACACCGTACCGTTCCTCGCTCGTCAGGTCGCCCGTGCTGCGCGCGCCTACCTCGATGGTTTGCTGCCGCCGTTCTTCAAGGCCCTGGTGCAACACACCGCAGACTCCAACTACTCATGGCACACCCCCGGCCATGGCGGTGGCGTGGCCTATCGCAAAAGCCCGGTGGGGCAGGCGTTTCATCAGTTCTTCGGGGAAAACACCCTGCGTTCGGACTTGTCTGTCTCAGTCCCCGAGCTGGGCTCGCTGCTCGATCACACCGGGCCGCTGGCAGAAGCCGAAGCCCGCGCCGCGCGCAACTTTGGTGCCGATCACACGTTTTTCGTGATCAACGGCACGTCCACCGCGAACAAGATTGTCTGGCACTCCATGGTCGGTCGCGATGATCTGGTACTGGTCGACCGCAACTGCCACAAGTCGGTGCTGCATTCGATCATCATGACCGGCGCGATCCCGTTGTACCTGTGCCCGGAGCGCAACGAGCTGGGGATCATCGGCCCCATCCCGCTCAGCGAATTCAGCGCCGAATCGATCCGCGCCAAGATCGACGCGAGTCCTCTGACCCGTGGCCGTGCGGCGAAGGTAAAGCTGGCGGTGGTGACCAATTCCACTTACGACGGGCTGTGCTACAACGCCGAACTGATCAAGCAGCAATTGGGTAACAGCGTGGAGGTGCTGCACTTCGATGAAGCCTGGTACGCCTACGCGGCATTCCATGAGTTTTTCGCCGGGCGCTATGGCATGGGCACCTCGCGCACGCCGGACAGCCCGCTGGTGTTCACCACGCACTCCACCCACAAACTGCTGGCGGCATTCAGTCAGGCGTCGATGATTCACGTGCAGGACGGCGGTGCTCGGCAGCTGGACCGCGACCGCTTCAACGAAGCGTTCATGATGCATATCTCCACGTCGCCGCAGTACAGCATCATCGCCTCCCTGGACGTGGCGTCGGCGATGATGGAAGGCCCGGCGGGTCGCTCGCTGTTGCAGGAAATGTTCGATGAGGCCTTAAGTTTCCGTCGCGCGCTGGCCAACCTGCGTCAGCATATCGCCGCCCACGACTGGTGGTTTTCCATCTGGCAGCCACCTTCGGTGGCCGGTATCGACCGCGTCGCCACCGCGGACTGGCTGCTGCACCCTCAGGATGAGTGGCATGGTTTTGGCGATGTGGCTGAGGATTATGTGCTACTGGATCCGATCAAGGTCACGCTGGTAATGCCTGGCCTCAACGCCGGCGGCGCCTTGAGCGATTGCGGAATTCCGGCGGCAGTCGTCAGCAAATTCCTCTGGGAGCGCGGCTTGGTGGTGGAGAAAACCGGGCTGTATTCTTTCCTGGTGTTGTTTTCCATGGGCATCACCAAAGGCAAGTGGAGTACGCTGCTCACCGAACTGCTGGAGTTCAAGCGCAGCTATGATGGGAATGCCAGCCTGGCCAGTTGCCTGCCTTCGGTGTATGCCCAGGGACCGGTACGTTATCAGGGCTTGGGGTTGCGCGACCTGTGCAACCAGTTGCACAGTTGTTACCGCAGCAACGCGACGGCCAGGCATCTCAAACGCATGTATACGGTGTTGCCGCAGATCGCAATGAAGCCGGCCGACGCCTACGACCAACTGGTCAGGGGCGAGGTGGAAGCGGTTTCCATCGATGCCTTGCCAGGACGCATCGCAGCCGTGATGCTGGTGCCCTATCCGCCGGGTATTCCGTTGATCATGCCGGGCGAGCGTTTTACCGAGTCAACGCGGTCGATCATCGACTACCTGGCTTTCGCTCGTACGTTCGATAGCAGTTTTCCCGGCTTTGTCGCCGATGTTCATGGGCTGCAACATGAAGATGACGGCAATGGTCGTTGTTACACCGTCGATTGCATCAAAGGTTAAGGAACGTTATGCAAGCTGTCGTGAACCCGAAGTATCCAGGGCTCAGTGTGCGAGTCGCCGATGAAGGCTTCGACGCTTATGTATGGGGCAACGATTTCAGTTTTGAGGTCAGCGGCTACGGGGTGCCGCAGATGGACAAGCGGGTCGATCAATGGCCGGTGGAGCGCATCCTGCCGTACCGCAAGTGTTACGGCATCGACCCTGAAGAATTCGCCAGCTTTCGCGACGCGCCCGACAGCGCGATCTTCATGGCCTATCTGGACGACTGCGCGGTCGGCCACGTGGTGATCAGCACCAACTGGAATGGCTTTGCCCACGTCGATGAGTTGGCGGTGGCGCTGCCTGCGCGGCGTCACGGTGTGGCCAAGGCGCTGCTGGACGTGGCGCAGTTCTGGGCACGCAAGAAAAACCTGCCGGGCATGATGCTCGAAACCCAGAACAACAACCTGGGTGCCTGTCGCCTGTATGAGCGCAGCGGGTATGTGATGGGCGGGATTGATCAACTGCGTTATCGCGGCATTGACCCGCAAACCCGCGAGGTGGCGATTTTCTGGTATCGGCTGTTCAAGACCGAAGTCGAATCGAACTGAGACTGTGCAGCGGTCGCAGGTTTTTTGGGAGCGCTGCGCGCTCCAGCGCAAGCAAGCTTGCTCGCCACATTATGTGTGTCTACAGGGGCCTGGTGTCGTTGCAGAGCAGACTTTCGGCCTTTTGCGTAATGATCTCCAGCAGCGCATTCAAGGCCGGCGACTGGGCGCTGTTTTGGAGGGTGAGTGCATACAGGCTAACGCTGATCGGCGGTGAAATGGGGCACACGTCCAGCCCCGCGTCCCGTGCGCCGAAGGCGGTGAACGGGTCTACCACCGCCAGGCCTTCACCGGCCTCGACCATGCTGCGCATCATCTGGTAAGTCTGTACCCGCGTTTGCACCACCGGCAGCGGGCGCAACGCTTGCAGCTTTGCGTCCAGCAAACGGCTTAACGGGTCATGCCCTTCAAGGCCGATCAGCGATTGCCCGGCCAGATCCTGCAGCGCAATGTACTTCTGCCTGGGTTTCAGCCAGCCGTGGGGCGCGAGCAATTGAAGTTTGCCCTGGGCCAGTACCGTAGCCTGAATGTGCGGGTGTTCCGGGTCGTGCAGGCTCAGCCCCACATCGGTTTCATGCAGCAACAGCTGCCTGACGATCTCGCGGGTCGGCTGGCTCGACAGGTTGCACGGCGTATCCTGAAAGCGCCGGCGCAGCATGGCGATGCCGTGGGGCAATAGCTGGTTGGCCAGCGGCGGGGTGCACAGCACGCGCAAGGTCGGCGCGTGGTGGTGTTTCAGGCGGCTGGCCAGTCGCTGGATCGGTTCCAGCGCTTCGTACAGGTGGGCGATCTGGGCCTGCAACTCCAGGGTTTCACGGGTAGCTTGCAGGCGCCCGCGCACACTGGCAAACAGCATGAAGCCCAGCTGCAGCTCGGCATCCTTGAGTGTGGCGTCAACCTCGCCCACGGGCAGTTGCAACCACTCGGCGGCCGTGCCGAGGTGTCCGGTCTGCAAGATGGCCTGAATCACTTCGATATGACGTAAACGCATGGCCGGAGTCTATGTGCAGCGCGTTGGGGATTCAATGGTGCAGGCCGCCGTGCGCAAAAAAGACTGCATGGGTCGCCCCTGCCTATGGCGTTAAGCCAGGACCTCACTAGAATGAACCGTCTGATCAGCAACGACCACTGCCGGCTCCCCGGTACTTACAACAAAAACAGGTCTGGTCTCAAATGCCTCTACCCTCGACATTATTCGGGGTAACGGCCAAGCAACTCCTGGTTCTGGTGACCTTGGGGTGCATGGCGGCTTACTTCTTCGATAATCATGACGAACACGTGCCGGAAAACCTCGCACTTGAAGCGTTTATCCGTTCTCAGGAGCAGGTCGGCGAACAAGTGGGCGCGGTACTCGGTATAACCCTGGTCAGGCAAGTGGAGGCGTATCCCGCTTACGACAGGTCGGGCTACAAGCGCTCCATGTATGCGGTGCAAGGCGAGCGAGGGCAGTTGGTGGTGACGCTCAAGCAGGGCGAGCAGGGCATCGAAGTGACGGAAATTCGCAGCCCCTGAGCATCCCCAGCCCAGTCGCGATGACTGAGCAGGTGGACAGGGCGAAATCTCAGGACGCGAGGGTGGTTTGAGATTCGCGTACGATAATCGTGCCCGACTGGATCAATCTGAACTCGTCACCTTCCAGCTTCTCTACACGGTCGCCAATGGCCAGCTTGTAGGTGGTGGTAGGCGCCGAGCCAGCCAGGTCGCCGTGTGCCGGGGTGGATTCCTGGAATTCATGCACCGAATATACGCGGCCTTCCGCGTCTCTGGCATGAAACTGTCCGACTAGTACTGCTGCCATCTGTTTAGAACCTCTGGAGATAAACGCTCGATTTGCGGTTCTGTAGACCGTCAGTGAGCGGGGTAGTTTACCTATAAGGAAAAAATACTATTCGTTTAAAGTTTCCGATATTTCCTACGCGCGTGGGTGCGTGGCGACGTTCTCTAAACCTGCTGGTGCATGTGCCGCGAAGTCTCTATAACTGTCCACTCCATTACTCACACGTTGGGAAACCTCTATGAGCAAGGTCTACACGATTGCCGTCCTGGTTGGCAGCCTGAGAAAAGAGTCGATCAATCGCAAGGTTGCCCTGGCATTGGCCGAACTGGCCCCTGCCAACCTCAAGTTGAATATCGTCGAAATTGGCGATTTGCCGCTCTACAACGAAGACAATGAAGGTGCGACAGCGCCCGCAGCCTACAGCACTTTCCGCCATCAGGTGAGTTCATCCGACGCGGTGCTGTTCGTGACTCCGGAATACAACCGTTCCGTGCCTGCGGTGCTGAAGAATGCCATTGACGTGGGGTCGCGCCCTTATGGGCAGAGCGTCTGGGGCGGCAAGCCGGGGGCGGTCATCAGCGTGTCGCCGGGGGCCATTGGCGGCTTTGGCGCCAACCATCACCTGCGCCAGTCCCTGGTGTTTCTGGACGTGTGGTGCATGCAGCAGCCGGAGGCCTACCTGGGCGGTGCGGGCAGTGTGTTTGATGACGCGGGGAAGCTGTCCGAGAAGACCAGGCCGTTCCTGCAGGCCTTTATCGATGCGTACGGTAAGTGGGTCGAAAAACAGAAGGGTTGATTGGCACTGAGTGCTGATGTGGGAGGGGCAAGCCCCCTCCCACGGACGATCACCGCAGCCAGTTGGTGCGTGCCAGTTCGATCACTTCATCGCCACGCCCGCTCATTACCGCCTTGAGCATATACAGGCTGAAGCCCTTGGCCTGTTCCAGCTTGATGCTTGGCGGCATCACCAGTTCCTGAGTCGCGGTCACCACATCCACCAGCACCGGACCGTCGTGGGCCAGCGCGCGGCGCAGGGCCGGCTCCAGGTCTTCGGATTGCTCCACGCGAATCCCCAGGATGCCCATGGCATTGGACATGGCTGCAAAGTCCGGGTTTTTCAGCTCGGTACCCGCGTCCAGGTAGCCTGCGGCTTTCATCTCCATCGCGACGAAACCCAGTGACGCGTTATTGAACACGATGATTTTCACCGGGAGGTTCAATTGCGCCAAGGAAATGAAGTCCCCCATCAGCATGGTGAAACCACCGTCGCCCGACATGGAGATCACCTGTCGCCCAGGAAAGGCCGCCTGGGCACCGATGGCCTGAGGCATGGCGTTGGCCATCGAGCCGTGGTTGAACGAGCCGATCAGCCGGCGCTTGCCGTTCATCTTCAGATAGCGCGCAGCCCATACGGTGGGTGAGCCGACATCGGCGGTGAAGATCGCGTCATCATCGGCCAGCTCGCTGAGCACGCGAGCCACGTACTGGGGATGGATCGGCCGATCCGCCTTGGACGGTTGCGCCAGGTCATCCAGGCCCTGGCGGGCTTTTTCGTAGTGCTTCAGCGAGGTCTCGAGAAAGCTGCGATCGGTCTTGCGGGTCAGGCGCGGCAGCAGCGCGTCGATGGTTTCGCGCACATCGGCGGCGATGCCCAGGTCCAGCGTGGCACGTCGTCCCAGGGCCTGGGGGTCACGGTCGACCTGAATGATTTTCGCGTCGGTGGGGTAGAACTGCCGATAGGGGAAGTCGGTGCCGAGCATGATCAAGGTGTCGCAATCGAGCATCGCGTGGTAGCCGGAGCTGAAACCGATCAGGCCGGTCATGCCGACATCGAAAGGGTTATCCCACTCCACATGCTCCTTGCCGCGCAAGGCATGCACCACCGGCGCGCCGAGGGTGTCGGCCAACGCCACCACCTGGTCATGGGCACCGGCGCAGCCGCTGCCGCACAGCAGGGTGACTTTTTCACTGCTGTGCAGGAGCTCGCTCAGCCGCTGCAGATCCGCCTCTGCGGGCAACGTTCGCGGTGCATGCAGGGTCGGCCAGGGCTTGAGCTTGTCCTCCACTTCGAGCAACGAGACATCCCCGGGGATCACCACCACCGCCACGCCCCGATTGAGGATCGCCGAACGCATGGCGCGATGCAGCACCTGAGGCATCTGCTCGGGGTTGCTCACCAGCTCGATAAAGTGGCTGCACTCCTTGAACAGCTCCTGAGGATGGGTTTCCTGGAAGTAGTTCAGGCCGATCTCCGAGGACGGAATTTGCGCGGCAATCGCCAGCACCGGCACATGGTTGCGATGGCAGTCGAACAACCCATTGATCAAATGCAGGTTACCCGGCCCGCAACTGCCGGCGCACACCGTCAACTCACCGGTGGCGGCGGCCTCGGCCCCGGCGGCGAACGCGGCGACTTCTTCGTGGCGCACGTGCATCCACTCGATGCTGTCCATGCTGCGCAGGGCGTCGGTGAGGCCATTGAGGCTGTCGCCGGTCAGGCCCCAGATGCGCTTGATCCCCGCCTGTTCAAGGGTGGTAGCCAACTGCTGGGCCAGGTTGATTTTCGCCATGAAGAACTCCAATCGTCAGTGAGGTTGAAAAACTGCTGATCAGTAGGGGACAGTTCAATCACGGCGAATGCTCCGCTTCTAACGTGAAGATTGCGTCATGCTTGCGCGGTATTGCCGAGCGCGGCGGGCGGTAAACCATTGGTCACAGGCCAGCGCCAGCCACGGCGCAACCTTGGGGTTGGGCACGCGCCCGCGGCTCAGGCGGCGCATCTGGTCTCGCACCACGGCCAGGGTGGCGAGGGCGGCCAGGGGTTTGCGTTTCCAACTGATGGGCTTGAGTTGCGGGTTGAGGTCGCGACCTTCGCGCCAGTGCCTGATCAATTGCGGCTCCAGGGTCAGCGCGGTGGCGATGCCGGCCATGGCGATGCCGCTGTCCAGTACTTGCTGCACGACGGGCAGGCGGCGAATGCCGCCGGTCACCATCAACGGCATCCTGGCGACCGTGGCGAGTTCCTTGGCGAACTCCAGGAAGTAGGCCTCACGGGCCAATGTGCGCCCGTCTCGCGCCTCGCCTTGCATGGCCGGTGCTTCGTAGCTGCCGCCGGACAATTCCAGCAGGTCGATGGGCAGCGGGTTGAGCATTTCAACCACGGCACGCGCGTCGGCTGCATCGAAGCCGCCACGCTGAAAATCTGCGGAATTGAGCTTTACCGCCACGCAAAATGAAGGGCTGACACTGGCGCGCACGGCATTGATCACTTCCAGCAGCAGGCGCGCGCGGTTTTCCAATGAGCCGCCCCAACGATCGGTGCGATGGTTGCTCAAGGGTGACAGGAACTGGCTCAACAGGTAGCCGTGGGCGCCGTGGATCTGCACCCCGGTAAACCCGGCTTTTTCAGCCAGACGGGCGCTGGTGGCGAAGCGTGCGATCACGTCCTGAATGTCGTCTTCGGTCATGGCCCTGGGCATGGCGAACATTTTGGAAAAGCTACCCAGGTCAAGGGCGATGGCAGACGGCGCCAATGCCTGCTGGCCCAGGTTGGCCATGGTCTGACGCCCTGGATGGCTGAGCTGCACCCAGAAATGCACACCCTTGGCGCGAGCCACATCGGCCCATTCGCGAAAGCTGTCCAGGTGCTGCTCGTTTTCCAGGGCGACGCCACCGGGGCCGGTCATGGCACGGCGGTCGATCATCACGTTGCCCGTGAGCAGCAAGCCGGGCTCACCCTCGGCCCAGGTCTTGTACAACTGCTTCAGCTCGCGGGAGGGAGCCTGATTGAGGTCGGCCATGTTTTCTTCCATCGCCGCCTTGGCGATACGGTTGGAAATGACTTGGCCGTTGGGCAGGTGCAAGGCTTCAAAGGGTGACATGGGTTGACTCCTGAGCGGGGGAGGCCTCAGGCTAAGCTTAAAGTTAACTTTAATGTCAAGCGGGCGTTTCGATGAATATTGGTGAGCTGGCAAAACAGAGCGGGTTGGCGGCCTCGCGCATCCGCTTTTACGAAGCTGAAGGCTTGATCAGCCAGGTCGGGCGCCAGGCCAATGGCTATCGGCGCTATGCGCCAGAAGCGCTGCAGACACTGCAACTGATCCAGAGCGCGCAACAGGCCGGCTTCACCTTGCAGGAACTCAAGGCGTTGATGCCGGCACCGGGCGAGCACAAGCGCGACGAGCTGATCGAGGCGTTGGAACGCAAGGTCGCACAGATCGAGGGGATGCAGGCGCAGTTGGCTCACAACAAGGCGCAGTTGTTGAGTGTGATCGAGGCGGTGCGGGCGCAGCCGGAAGGCGTGCCGTGCTCCATGGGGCAGAAGCAGGTGCTGGCGTCGATTAATCCGCAACCTTGAAGTTGCTGAATATCAATGTGGGAGGGGGCTTGCTCCCGATTGCGGAGGGTCAGTCACAGATCAATTGACTGATCCTCCGCAATCGGGAGCAAGCCCCCTCCCACATTTTTTTTACTCAGCGGCGGCGGAATAGCGGCAGTGGCTCATCCGTTGCAGCCTGATACGTCACCGAAAAGTCCTTGAGGCTTTCCAACGCTTCATAGGGGTCTTTGTCGGCGCGCAAGGCGAAGGCATCGAAGCCGCAGCGGCGCAGGTAGAACAGCTGGTCGCGCAGCACGTCGCCAATCGCCCGCAGCTCGCCCTTGAAACCATAACGGTCACGCAGCAGGCGGGCGTTGGAGTAGTTACGACCGTCGGTGAAGGCCGGGAAGTTCAGGGCGATCACCTGGAAATGCTGCACGTCATCACCGATCTCTTCGGCTTCTTCATCGGCGTCCAGCCACACACCCAGGCCGCCATCGCGGGCCTTGAGGGCGTGGCCGTGCTCGCGCCACAGCGCCAGCGGCACGATCAGGTCGTCGCAGTTGGAGATGCCGTCGAAGCTCGCGTCCTTGGGCAGCAGGTGCCAGGTTTCGTCGAGGACTTCGTTGTTCTTAATGATTCGCTGCATAGACGCGCTCCTTGAACAGGTCGATGCCGATGCGCTGGTAGGTGTCGATGAAACGCTCATCTTCGGTGCGCTGTTCGATGTACACGTCGATCAGCTTGCCGATCACCTCCGGCATGGCTTCCTGGGCGAAGGACGGGCCGAGGATCTTGCCCAGGCTCGCATCGCGGCTGGCGCTGCCACCCAGGGACACTTGGTAGAATTCTTCGCCTTTCTTGTCCACGCCCAGAATGCCGATATGGCCGACGTGGTGGTGACCACAGGCGTTCATGCAGCCGGAAATGTTCAGGTCCAGCTCGCCGATGTCGAACAGGTAGTCCAGGTCGTCGAAACGGCGCTGGATCGACTCGGCGATCGGGATCGACTTGGCGTTGGCCAGGGAGCAGAAATCGCCGCCCGGGCAGCAGATGATGTCGGTCAACAGGCCGATGTTCGGCGTGGCGAAACCGCCTTCGCGCAGCTCGCCCCACAGGGTGAACAGTTGGCTTTGTTCGACGTCCGCCAGAATGATGTTCTGTTCGTGGGAGGTGCGCAGTTGGCCGAAGCTGTAGCGGTCGGCCAGGTCGGCGACGGCGTCCAGCTGTTTGTCGGTGATGTCGCCCGGCGCGACACCGGTGGGCTTGAGCGACAGGGTCACGGCCACATAGCCCGGCTGTTTGTGCGCCAGGGTGTTGCGCGTACGCCAGCGGGCAAAGCC
This region of Pseudomonas sp. MUP55 genomic DNA includes:
- a CDS encoding Orn/Lys/Arg decarboxylase N-terminal domain-containing protein, producing the protein MYKDLKFPVLIVHRDIKADTVAGDRVRGIARELEQEGFSIFSAVDYAEGRLVASTHHGLACMLIAAEGAGENTHLLQNMVELIRLARVRAPNLPIFALGEQVTLENAPADAMSELNQLRGILYLFEDTVPFLARQVARAARAYLDGLLPPFFKALVQHTADSNYSWHTPGHGGGVAYRKSPVGQAFHQFFGENTLRSDLSVSVPELGSLLDHTGPLAEAEARAARNFGADHTFFVINGTSTANKIVWHSMVGRDDLVLVDRNCHKSVLHSIIMTGAIPLYLCPERNELGIIGPIPLSEFSAESIRAKIDASPLTRGRAAKVKLAVVTNSTYDGLCYNAELIKQQLGNSVEVLHFDEAWYAYAAFHEFFAGRYGMGTSRTPDSPLVFTTHSTHKLLAAFSQASMIHVQDGGARQLDRDRFNEAFMMHISTSPQYSIIASLDVASAMMEGPAGRSLLQEMFDEALSFRRALANLRQHIAAHDWWFSIWQPPSVAGIDRVATADWLLHPQDEWHGFGDVAEDYVLLDPIKVTLVMPGLNAGGALSDCGIPAAVVSKFLWERGLVVEKTGLYSFLVLFSMGITKGKWSTLLTELLEFKRSYDGNASLASCLPSVYAQGPVRYQGLGLRDLCNQLHSCYRSNATARHLKRMYTVLPQIAMKPADAYDQLVRGEVEAVSIDALPGRIAAVMLVPYPPGIPLIMPGERFTESTRSIIDYLAFARTFDSSFPGFVADVHGLQHEDDGNGRCYTVDCIKG
- the rnhA gene encoding ribonuclease HI, translating into MTDSVELFTDGACKGNPGPGGWGALLVCKGVEKELWGGEANTTNNRMELMGAIRGLEELKRRCNVLLVTDSQYVMKGINEWMVNWKKRGWKTASKEPVKNADLWQLLDEQCNRHDITWKWVRGHIGHPGNERADQLANRGVDEVRGYKQS
- a CDS encoding class I SAM-dependent methyltransferase translates to MTDKAFAQADPEWLALIGAAREWLSGPLGQFLLDEERRMLEDELGRFFGGYLVHYGPSAETPPCAPQVQRNVRLGAPLPGVEIVCEEQAWPLSEHAADVVVLQHGLDFCLSPHGLLREAASSVRPGGHLLIVGINPWSSWGLRHVFAHDGLRQARCIAPSRVGDWLNLLGFALEKRRFGCYRPPLASAKWQGRLAGWERRAGAWQLSGGGFYLLVARKIAVGLRPVQQVRREPLGKLVPMPLAKVNREQREP
- the gloB gene encoding hydroxyacylglutathione hydrolase; translated protein: MIQITALPAFTDNYIWLLQDEQTQRCAVVDPGDAAPVLAWLKQHPDWTLSDILITHHHHDHVGGVEQLKAVTGARVYGPANEKIPARDVDLQDNDRITVLGWDFDVYAVPGHTLGHIAYYHQGVLLCGDTLFAAGCGRLFEGTPQEMHASLERLAALPADTLVYCTHEYTQSNLRFAQAVEPHNADIAERVAHVAQLRARGEMTLPSNLALEKRTNPFLRTSETSVKQKADERNGRDNRSGAEVFATLRVWKDTF
- a CDS encoding GNAT family N-acetyltransferase, which produces MQAVVNPKYPGLSVRVADEGFDAYVWGNDFSFEVSGYGVPQMDKRVDQWPVERILPYRKCYGIDPEEFASFRDAPDSAIFMAYLDDCAVGHVVISTNWNGFAHVDELAVALPARRHGVAKALLDVAQFWARKKNLPGMMLETQNNNLGACRLYERSGYVMGGIDQLRYRGIDPQTREVAIFWYRLFKTEVESN
- the dnaQ gene encoding DNA polymerase III subunit epsilon — translated: MRSVVLDTETTGMPVTDGHRIIEIGCVELMGRRLTGRHFHVYLQPDRDSDEGAIGVHGITDEFLKGKPRFAEVADEFFEFINGAQLIIHNAAFDVGFINNEFALMGQTDRADISRHCSILDTLMMARERHPGQRNSLDALCKRYGVDNSGRELHGALLDSEILADVYLTMTGGQTSLSLAGNASDGSGSAEGSGNRPSEIRRLPADRKPTPVIHASEQDLAEHAARLDAIAKAAGAPALWTQLTQP